The Pyrus communis chromosome 2, drPyrComm1.1, whole genome shotgun sequence genome includes a window with the following:
- the LOC137724861 gene encoding uncharacterized protein, with product MAFHTRSNSFPSRPHPIAQEVDELLCRLRSSEATSTSSSSISQKLNGLQDLQDCVDRLLQLPLNQQALAQEQNEKYTNDLLDGSIILLDVCAIAKDAVLQTKECILDLQSIIRRTRGGESGALTSDVNKYLSSRKILNRAIQKALKNLKGIKNRSTLSSLNKDQETIDIVIKLRDVETVTIMVLESVLSFISGPKSKPSSWSLVSMMMHLTKVACKEETEVNEFAEVDAALKTSKFDPQNKA from the coding sequence ATGGCTTTCCACACTCGCTCTAACAGCTTCCCCTCAAGGCCACACCCGATCGCTCAAGAAGTTGATGAACTTTTGTGCAGATTGAGGTCTTCTGAGGCCACCTCTACATCTTCATCATCCATCAGCCAAAAGCTAAATGGTTTACAAGATTTGCAAGATTGTGTTGATAGGCTGCTTCAGTTGCCCCTCAATCAACAAGCCTTAGCCCAAGAGCAGAATGAGAAATATACTAATGATCTATTAGATGGCTCTATCATACTGTTGGATGTTTGTGCCATTGCCAAGGATGCCGTCTTGCAAACCAAGGAATGCATATTGGATCTTCAATCAATTATACGAAGAACACGAGGAGGTGAATCTGGAGCCCTCACAAGTGACGTTAACAAATACTTAAGCTCCAGGAAGATTTTGAATAGGGCAATTCAAAAGGCTTTGAAGAATCTAAAGGGCATTAAAAACCGATCCACCTTATCTTCCCTCAACAAGGACCAAGAGACTATTGACATTGTTATTAAGTTGAGAGATGTCGAAACAGTCACCATCATGGTGCTTGAATCAGTACTGTCCTTCATCTCCGGGCCAAAGTCAAAGCCAAGCAGCTGGTCATTGGTCTCCATGATGATGCACTTGACAAAAGTAGCTTGTAAGGAAGAAACAGAAGTAAATGAATTTGCAGAAGTGGATGCTGCACTCAAGACAAGCAAATTTGATCCCCAAAACAAAGCTTGA
- the LOC137726682 gene encoding NAC domain-containing protein 6-like has protein sequence MAANTINPDHEMTPEFELPGFRFHPTEEELLEFYLKNMVFGKRLRFDIIGFLNIYHHDPWDLPGLSKIGEREWYFFVPRDRKHGSGGRPNRTTETGFWKATGSDRKIVSLSEPKRIIGLRKTLVFYKGRAPRGSKTDWVMNEYRLPDNCQYLKDIVLCKIYRKATSLKVLEQRAAMEENQIKEFHASPNSSSPPTSMETISFGSQAIQEALTPQIPTKHVVFKQEVEDATLVVAQEQKGENAMEIKGSPHPIYNLPELQVPKFSMDWTQDTVWTQMSSPWLQNLTPLANILNF, from the exons ATGGCAGCCAACACCATAAATCCTGATCATGAAATGACTCCGGAATTCGAACTTCCGGGATTTCGGTTCCATCCAACAGAAGAAGAACTTCTTGAATTCTACCTTAAAAACATGGTTTTTGGCAAAAGGTTGCGTTTTGACATAATTGGATTCCTCAATATCTACCATCATGACCCTTGGGACTTGCCTG GGTTGTCAAAGATCGGAGAAAGGGAGTGGTATTTTTTTGTGCCAAGGGACAGGAAGCATGGCAGTGGAGGAAGGCCTAACAGAACCACTGAAACTGGGTTTTGGAAAGCCACCGGCTCTGACCGCAAGATCGTGAGCCTCTCGGAGCCAAAGAGGATCATAGGGTTGAGAAAGACACTTGTTTTTTACAAAGGGAGAGCCCCAAGAGGAAGCAAGACTGATTGGGTCATGAATGAGTATCGTTTGCCTGATAACTGCCAGTATCTCAAG GATATTGTACTATGCAAGATATATAGAAAGGCAACATCCTTGAAAGTGCTAGAGCAAAGGGCAGCAATGGAGGAAAATCAGATAAAGGAATTTCATGCTTCCCCTAACTCATCATCTCCTCCAACATCCATGGAGACCATCTCATTTGGCAGCCAAGCAATACAGGAAGCTCTGACGCCACAAATTCCCACAAAGCATGTAGTATTCAAGCAAGAAGTGGAAGATGCAACTCTAGTGGTAGCACAAGAGCAAAAGGGTGAGAATGCAATGGAGATTAAAGGGTCTCCTCATCCCATATACAATTTACCAGAACTCCAAGTGCCTAAATTTAGCATGGACTGGACCCAAGACACAGTTTGGACCCAAATGAGTAGCCCTTGGCTTCAAAACTTGACCCCTTTGGCCAACATTCTCAACTTCTAG